In the genome of Photobacterium sp. TY1-4, one region contains:
- a CDS encoding M16 family metallopeptidase: MQKWILGVALFSLAGCSALEATQDKSSALPDGVTFVEQVTAEQGQPVIPYRKYVLENGLTVVLHEDNSDPLVHVDVTYHVGSAREALGKSGFAHFFEHMMFQGSENVGDQEHFRLITEAGGTLNGTTNRDRTNYFETVPANQLEKMLWLESDRMGFLLNAVSQRKFEIQRSTVKNERAQRYENRPYGLVYERMGEALFPRTHPYSWQTIGYVEDLDRVDVNDLKAFFLRWYGPNNATLTIGGDLDVAQTLAWVNKYFGSIPRGPQVDKPQQRPVTLERDRYLTLEDKIQQPMLLMAWPTSYLGAQDEASLDMLAQVIGGGKNSLLYQDLVKTGEVNDAGAFHDCAELACTFYVYAMAQSGDKGDLKSLRAKMVSILDGLEQRGVNAKELDDVKGMVEADAIFGLQSVRGKVSQLAAYETFFGNPNHLGVELGNLRAVTPASVEQVYQRYLNGNPNVTLSVVPKGRTGIEAAKPNYTPAPRLIAAHQKVSDEQLVLREAKDDFDRSVMPEPSSPVTPAMPELYEFALANGIKVLGTNYHETPTVELQMMIPAGRRFEAAGKTGLASLTAAMMNEASQKSTVEALSSRLDRLGSSIHFDAGLYGTIVSVSSLKKNLAETLALLEERLFYPAFNPDDFARLKQQALEGLVYEHQKPSWLAGQASREVLYGGTTFSLPPEGSTASINAITLADVKAFYQRYYTPNGADIVVVGDIQAKALTEQLAFLAQWSGMPKPEYAPQTLPTLNGQTLWLVDKPGAPQSMIRLVRQGLPYDATGELFETQLANFNLAGNFNSRINLNLREDKGYTYGAGGYQDGGKEVGLSAFYAQVRADATLASVKEFLAELDTMSQQGVTDEEVAFMRLAVGQQDALNYETPGKKAQLLGQILTYALPQDFVAERNEIVATITKARLDLLAAKWFNPKDYQIIVVGDAASLRPQLETLGIPVKALQPRS, from the coding sequence GTGCAAAAGTGGATTCTAGGTGTCGCGCTGTTTTCGCTGGCAGGGTGCTCTGCCCTGGAGGCGACACAAGACAAGTCCTCCGCGTTACCCGATGGGGTGACATTCGTTGAACAGGTGACGGCCGAGCAGGGCCAGCCGGTGATCCCGTATCGCAAGTACGTGCTGGAAAACGGTCTGACCGTGGTGCTGCATGAAGATAACTCCGATCCGCTGGTTCATGTCGATGTGACCTATCATGTGGGGTCTGCCCGCGAAGCGCTGGGCAAATCCGGCTTCGCCCATTTCTTTGAACATATGATGTTCCAGGGATCGGAAAACGTCGGCGATCAGGAGCATTTCCGTTTGATCACCGAAGCCGGCGGCACGTTGAACGGCACCACCAACCGGGATCGGACCAACTATTTTGAGACCGTCCCGGCGAACCAGCTGGAAAAAATGCTGTGGCTGGAGTCCGATCGAATGGGCTTTTTGCTCAACGCCGTCTCTCAACGTAAGTTTGAGATCCAGCGTTCGACGGTGAAAAACGAGCGCGCGCAGCGCTATGAAAACCGGCCTTACGGGCTGGTCTACGAGCGGATGGGCGAAGCCCTGTTCCCGCGCACCCATCCTTATTCCTGGCAGACGATCGGCTATGTTGAAGATCTCGACCGCGTCGATGTCAATGATCTCAAAGCCTTCTTCCTGCGCTGGTATGGCCCGAACAATGCCACGCTGACCATTGGCGGTGATCTGGATGTGGCGCAGACGCTGGCCTGGGTCAACAAGTACTTCGGCTCGATCCCGCGCGGCCCGCAGGTCGACAAGCCACAGCAGCGCCCGGTCACGCTTGAGCGCGATCGATACCTGACGCTGGAAGATAAGATCCAGCAGCCGATGTTGCTGATGGCCTGGCCGACCTCGTATTTGGGGGCACAGGATGAAGCCTCGCTGGATATGCTGGCCCAGGTGATTGGCGGTGGCAAGAACAGCCTGCTGTACCAGGACCTGGTGAAAACCGGTGAAGTCAACGATGCCGGGGCCTTCCATGACTGTGCGGAGCTGGCTTGTACCTTCTATGTGTACGCGATGGCCCAGAGCGGGGATAAAGGCGATCTGAAATCCCTGCGTGCCAAAATGGTCTCCATTCTCGACGGGTTGGAGCAACGCGGCGTCAATGCCAAAGAGCTGGATGATGTGAAAGGCATGGTGGAAGCCGATGCGATCTTTGGTCTGCAAAGTGTGCGTGGCAAGGTGTCGCAGCTGGCGGCCTATGAAACCTTCTTCGGGAACCCGAACCATCTGGGAGTCGAGCTTGGAAACCTGCGCGCGGTGACGCCGGCCAGTGTCGAGCAGGTGTATCAGCGTTATCTGAACGGGAACCCGAATGTAACGCTCAGCGTGGTGCCGAAAGGACGAACCGGGATTGAGGCCGCCAAGCCGAACTATACCCCGGCGCCGCGGCTCATTGCGGCGCACCAGAAAGTCAGCGACGAGCAACTGGTGCTGCGAGAAGCCAAAGATGACTTTGATCGCTCGGTGATGCCGGAGCCGTCTTCGCCGGTGACGCCGGCGATGCCGGAACTGTATGAGTTTGCGCTGGCCAACGGGATCAAGGTACTGGGAACCAACTATCATGAAACCCCGACGGTTGAGCTGCAGATGATGATCCCGGCCGGACGCCGGTTCGAAGCGGCGGGCAAGACCGGTCTGGCCAGTCTGACGGCGGCGATGATGAACGAAGCCAGTCAGAAATCGACCGTGGAAGCCCTCTCTTCGCGCCTCGATCGTCTGGGCAGTTCGATCCATTTTGATGCCGGGTTGTACGGCACCATTGTGTCCGTGTCGTCGCTGAAGAAGAACCTGGCGGAAACCCTGGCCCTGCTGGAAGAGCGGCTGTTCTATCCGGCTTTCAACCCGGATGACTTTGCCCGTTTGAAACAGCAGGCCCTGGAAGGACTTGTCTATGAGCACCAGAAGCCGTCCTGGCTGGCCGGTCAGGCCTCGCGGGAAGTGCTGTATGGCGGCACTACATTCAGCCTGCCGCCGGAAGGCTCCACCGCTTCGATTAACGCGATCACTCTGGCGGATGTCAAAGCCTTCTACCAGCGCTATTACACCCCGAACGGTGCGGATATCGTGGTGGTCGGGGATATCCAGGCCAAGGCGCTGACGGAGCAACTGGCGTTTCTGGCGCAATGGTCCGGGATGCCGAAGCCTGAGTATGCACCGCAAACGCTGCCGACGCTCAACGGGCAGACCCTTTGGCTGGTGGACAAACCGGGCGCACCGCAGAGCATGATCCGTCTGGTTCGCCAGGGATTGCCGTATGATGCGACCGGGGAGTTGTTCGAGACTCAGCTGGCGAACTTCAACCTGGCCGGGAACTTTAACAGCCGGATTAACCTCAATTTGCGGGAAGATAAAGGCTATACCTATGGTGCCGGTGGTTATCAGGACGGCGGCAAGGAAGTGGGGCTGTCTGCGTTCTATGCCCAGGTCCGGGCGGATGCCACCCTGGCCTCCGTGAAAGAGTTTTTGGCCGAGCTCGACACGATGAGCCAGCAGGGCGTGACGGACGAAGAAGTGGCCTTTATGCGCCTGGCCGTCGGTCAGCAGGATGCACTCAACTACGAAACGCCGGGCAAGAAAGCGCAGTTGTTGGGGCAGATCCTGACTTACGCGCTGCCGCAGGACTTTGTTGCCGAGCGCAATGAAATTGTGGCGACCATTACCAAGGCCCGGTTGGATCTGCTGGCGGCGAAATGGTTCAATCCGAAGGACTACCAGATCATCGTGGTGGGCGATGCGGCCTCACTGCGGCCGCAGCTGGAAACCCTGGGGATCCCGGTGAAAGCGCTGCAACCGCGCAGTTAA
- the gshA gene encoding glutamate--cysteine ligase — protein sequence MMDFSQRLQQISTNPDALTQIGRGLEREALRITPEGTLSAQPHPAGLGSALTNPWITTDFAESLLEFITPVSRDVDSLLTQLSDIHQFTYRKLGEETLWPMSMPCFVGSEDEITLAQYGRSNSGRMKTLYRQGLKHRYGSVMQVISGVHFNFSFPDAFWDQLFGEQTAEARQAAVSDAYFGLIRNYYRFGWLIPYLFGASPALCGSFLNNSASALNFEKIGCGTHFLPNATALRLSDLGYTNHEQSSLKIGFNSLAQYLEGLQRAIRTPSEEFAKIGVKVDGEYRQLNANVLQIENELYAPIRPKRVAKSGEKPSEALGRGGVEYIEVRSLDVNPFSPIGITEDQVRFLDLFLTWAVLSSSEPMDDAELACWRDNWNRVVLDGRNPDLQLKIGCNGERLSLQSWGLRVFAELGQVAEAMDQAAGSDHYQQTVARLKTWIENPELTLSAQLLAQIKQQAGIGNVGKALARSHAQALQARDFRFYSAQDFEQEAAASVAKQHEIEQSDRQSFDDFLDTYFDYLK from the coding sequence TTGATGGATTTTTCACAAAGGTTGCAACAGATTTCCACGAATCCTGATGCATTGACTCAGATAGGACGTGGCCTCGAACGCGAAGCGCTACGCATTACCCCGGAAGGCACATTATCTGCACAGCCGCACCCGGCAGGATTGGGCTCGGCGCTCACCAACCCGTGGATCACCACCGATTTTGCAGAATCGCTGCTGGAGTTTATTACCCCGGTATCGCGCGATGTGGACAGTTTGTTGACGCAACTGAGTGATATCCATCAGTTTACCTACCGTAAGCTGGGCGAGGAAACGTTGTGGCCGATGTCGATGCCGTGTTTTGTCGGCAGCGAAGACGAGATCACCCTGGCCCAGTACGGTCGCTCCAACAGTGGCCGGATGAAAACCCTGTACCGCCAGGGGCTGAAGCACCGTTACGGCAGTGTGATGCAGGTGATTTCGGGCGTTCACTTTAATTTCTCGTTCCCGGATGCATTCTGGGATCAGCTGTTTGGCGAGCAAACGGCTGAAGCGCGCCAGGCCGCCGTCTCTGATGCCTACTTTGGCCTGATCCGCAACTATTACCGCTTCGGCTGGTTGATCCCTTATCTGTTTGGGGCTTCCCCCGCCTTGTGTGGCTCGTTCCTCAACAACAGTGCCTCGGCCCTGAATTTTGAAAAAATCGGCTGCGGTACCCACTTCTTGCCGAACGCCACGGCGCTCCGGCTGAGCGATCTGGGTTACACCAATCATGAGCAAAGCTCGCTGAAAATTGGTTTCAACAGCCTGGCGCAATATCTGGAAGGTTTGCAGCGTGCGATCCGCACCCCGTCGGAAGAATTTGCCAAAATTGGGGTCAAGGTGGATGGTGAATACCGTCAGCTGAACGCCAACGTGCTGCAAATCGAGAATGAGTTGTACGCCCCGATCCGACCGAAGCGAGTCGCGAAATCGGGTGAGAAACCGTCCGAGGCGCTGGGCCGCGGCGGGGTCGAGTATATCGAAGTGCGCTCGCTGGATGTGAACCCGTTCAGTCCGATCGGGATCACCGAAGATCAGGTACGTTTCCTCGATCTGTTCCTGACTTGGGCTGTACTGTCGTCTTCCGAACCGATGGATGATGCCGAGCTGGCATGCTGGCGGGATAACTGGAACCGGGTGGTTCTGGATGGCCGCAATCCGGATCTGCAACTGAAGATCGGGTGCAACGGGGAACGTCTGTCGCTGCAGTCGTGGGGGCTGCGTGTGTTCGCTGAGCTGGGCCAGGTGGCTGAAGCGATGGATCAGGCTGCCGGCAGTGATCACTATCAGCAGACCGTCGCCCGCTTGAAAACCTGGATCGAAAATCCGGAACTGACGCTGTCGGCACAGCTGCTGGCGCAGATCAAGCAACAAGCGGGGATTGGGAATGTCGGCAAGGCACTGGCCCGCTCACACGCGCAAGCGCTGCAAGCACGCGACTTCCGATTCTATTCCGCTCAGGATTTTGAGCAGGAAGCGGCGGCTTCGGTAGCCAAACAACACGAGATTGAGCAGAGCGATCGTCAGTCGTTCGATGACTTCCTGGATACTTATTTCGATTACTTGAAATAA
- the luxS gene encoding S-ribosylhomocysteine lyase, with product MPLLDSFTVDHTRMHAPAVRVAKTMQTPKGDTITVFDLRFCRPNADILSERGIHTLEHLFAGFMRNHLNSDQVEIIDISPMGCRTGFYMSLIGTPSEQQVAESWQAAMEDVLKVESQNQIPELNEYQCGTYSMHSLDEAQEIAKTILAAGIDVNKNDELALPAAMLQELRVK from the coding sequence ATGCCATTACTCGATAGTTTTACGGTCGATCATACGCGCATGCACGCCCCGGCGGTCCGGGTCGCCAAAACCATGCAAACCCCGAAGGGCGATACCATTACGGTGTTTGATTTGCGTTTTTGCCGTCCGAATGCAGACATTCTCAGTGAGCGTGGGATCCACACGCTGGAGCACTTGTTTGCCGGGTTCATGCGTAATCACCTCAACTCGGATCAGGTGGAAATCATCGATATCTCACCGATGGGCTGCCGAACCGGTTTCTACATGAGTCTGATCGGCACGCCGAGCGAGCAGCAAGTTGCCGAGAGCTGGCAGGCGGCGATGGAAGACGTGTTGAAAGTCGAATCTCAAAACCAGATCCCGGAGCTCAATGAATACCAGTGCGGGACGTACAGCATGCACTCGCTGGACGAGGCGCAAGAGATTGCCAAGACGATTCTGGCGGCCGGGATTGACGTCAATAAGAATGACGAGCTGGCCCTGCCGGCCGCCATGCTGCAAGAACTGCGTGTGAAGTAA
- a CDS encoding HlyC/CorC family transporter produces the protein MDDISTGVLFSLLILLLVISGYFSGSETGMMSLNRYKLRHLANQGHRGAKRVEKLLGRPDRLIGLILIGNNLVNILASAIATILGMRLYGDMGVAIATGVLTLVVLVFAEVTPKTLAALYPERVSYTSSIVLQFLMRILYPLVWLVNGITNTFLRLVGLKVDALDDAKLSSDELRTVVNEAGGLIPRRHQDMLLSILDLENVTVEDLMVPRSDIAGININDDWKSIVRQLSHSAHGRIVLYRDNIDEVVGMLRVREAYRLMMDKNDFSKENLLRASDEVYFIPEGTPLNIQLLKFQRNKQRIGLIVDEYGDIQGLITLEDILEEIVGEFTTSITPTLAQEITPQADGSLMIEGTANIRDLNKSLSWDLPTDGPRTLNGLILEHLEDIPNGRLSIKVSGHQMEIVEVADNMIKLVKVLPPATAKKSRVA, from the coding sequence TTGGACGATATATCCACGGGAGTCTTATTCTCCCTCCTGATATTACTTCTCGTCATTTCCGGATACTTCTCCGGTTCTGAAACCGGCATGATGTCACTCAACCGCTATAAACTGCGACATCTTGCCAACCAAGGACACCGGGGGGCCAAGCGCGTTGAAAAGCTGCTGGGACGCCCGGATCGCCTGATCGGCCTGATCCTGATCGGCAACAACCTGGTCAACATTCTGGCATCGGCCATCGCCACCATCCTCGGGATGCGGCTCTACGGCGACATGGGGGTCGCTATCGCAACCGGTGTCCTGACCTTAGTGGTTCTGGTATTTGCCGAAGTCACCCCAAAAACCCTCGCAGCGCTCTACCCGGAACGCGTCTCCTACACCAGCAGTATCGTGCTGCAATTTCTGATGCGGATCCTCTACCCGCTGGTCTGGCTGGTCAACGGGATCACCAACACTTTCCTGCGCCTGGTGGGCCTGAAGGTCGATGCCCTGGATGATGCCAAACTCAGTTCTGATGAGCTCCGCACCGTGGTCAACGAGGCCGGTGGCCTGATCCCCCGCCGCCACCAGGATATGCTGCTGTCGATCCTCGATTTGGAAAACGTCACCGTCGAAGATCTCATGGTGCCGCGCAGTGATATTGCCGGGATCAACATCAATGACGACTGGAAATCCATTGTCCGCCAGCTCAGCCACTCCGCCCACGGCCGGATTGTGCTGTATCGCGACAACATTGACGAAGTGGTCGGGATGCTGCGGGTGCGCGAAGCCTACCGCCTGATGATGGACAAGAACGATTTCAGTAAAGAGAACCTGCTGCGCGCTTCCGACGAAGTCTACTTCATCCCGGAAGGGACGCCGCTCAACATCCAGTTGCTGAAATTCCAGCGCAACAAACAGCGCATCGGCCTGATCGTGGATGAGTACGGCGATATTCAGGGCCTGATCACCCTGGAAGATATCCTGGAGGAAATTGTCGGGGAGTTTACCACCTCGATCACCCCGACCCTGGCACAAGAAATTACGCCGCAGGCGGACGGCAGCCTGATGATTGAAGGGACCGCCAATATCCGGGATCTCAACAAGAGCCTGAGCTGGGATCTGCCCACTGACGGTCCTCGGACCCTCAATGGCCTGATCCTCGAACACCTCGAGGACATTCCGAATGGCCGCCTGAGCATCAAAGTCAGCGGGCACCAGATGGAGATCGTGGAAGTCGCGGACAATATGATCAAACTGGTCAAAGTCCTGCCTCCGGCCACCGCCAAGAAAAGCCGGGTCGCCTAA
- a CDS encoding inner membrane protein YpjD — protein sequence MDMLIAFMAACLYFLALGLVVPGLTNSNGIKTKPVFVTALAAIALHVLLLKDLIHGGVGQNLSILNVASLISLIIALLTTVAILRIRVWFLLPVVYSFAAINLSAATLLPGTFITHLEAHPQVLLHISLALFSYSTLMIATLYAIQLAWLDHKLKKKKSLVINPNIPPLMMVERQLFKIILVGNSLLTLTLITGFIFIQDMLAQGKLHKAVLSLLAWCVYSVLLWGHYQKGWRGRRVIWFSMVGAFLLTLAYFGSRFVKEIIIGA from the coding sequence ATGGATATGTTGATAGCCTTCATGGCTGCTTGCTTATATTTCCTCGCCCTGGGGCTGGTTGTGCCTGGGTTGACCAACAGTAACGGCATCAAGACCAAACCGGTCTTCGTAACCGCACTGGCGGCCATTGCCTTGCATGTCCTGCTGCTGAAAGACCTGATCCACGGCGGTGTCGGCCAGAACTTAAGTATTCTAAACGTCGCTTCGCTGATCAGCCTGATCATCGCGCTGCTGACCACGGTGGCCATTTTGCGCATCCGGGTCTGGTTTCTGCTGCCGGTGGTTTACAGCTTTGCCGCCATTAACCTGTCTGCGGCCACCTTGCTGCCGGGGACCTTCATCACCCATCTGGAAGCGCATCCGCAGGTGCTGCTGCATATCTCCCTGGCGCTGTTTTCCTACTCCACCCTGATGATTGCCACCTTGTATGCCATTCAACTGGCTTGGCTCGATCACAAACTGAAAAAGAAAAAGAGCCTGGTGATCAACCCGAACATTCCTCCTTTAATGATGGTCGAACGACAGCTTTTCAAGATCATTTTGGTCGGAAATTCACTCCTGACCCTCACCCTGATCACCGGTTTCATTTTCATCCAGGATATGCTGGCGCAGGGCAAACTGCACAAAGCGGTGCTGTCACTACTGGCCTGGTGTGTCTACAGCGTGCTGCTGTGGGGACATTATCAGAAAGGCTGGCGCGGACGCCGGGTGATCTGGTTCAGCATGGTCGGGGCTTTCCTGCTGACGCTGGCTTACTTCGGCAGCCGGTTTGTCAAAGAAATCATCATCGGTGCCTGA
- the ffh gene encoding signal recognition particle protein: MFENLSERLSRTLKNISGRGRLTDDNIKDTLREVRMALLEADVALPVVRDFVKRVKERAVGTEVSKSLTPGQEFIKIVQAELELVMGESNEDLNLASQPPAVILMAGLQGAGKTTSVGKLGKLLKERQKKKVLVVSADVYRPAAIKQLETLASDIGIEFFPSSPDQKPVDIANAAVDHAKRKFFDVLIVDTAGRLHVDGEMMDEIKDVHRALNPVETLFVVDAMTGQDAANTAKAFDEALPLTGVVLTKVDGDARGGAALSVRHITGKPIKFLGVGEKTDALEPFHPDRVASRILGMGDVLSLIEDLERNVDKEQAEQLAKKFKEKKGFDLEDFRGQLQQMKKMGGMMGMLDKLPGMSQLPENVKDQVDDKLFVQMEAIINSMTPGERERPELIKGSRKKRIALGSGTQVQDVNRLLKQFTQMQKMMKKMQKGGMKNMMRNMKGMMPGGGMFPGR; this comes from the coding sequence ATGTTCGAAAATTTATCGGAGCGTTTATCGCGAACGCTTAAGAATATCAGCGGCCGCGGTCGCCTGACGGACGACAACATCAAGGATACGCTGCGTGAAGTACGTATGGCGTTACTCGAAGCCGATGTTGCGCTTCCTGTTGTCCGTGATTTCGTCAAACGCGTAAAAGAGCGCGCGGTCGGTACGGAAGTGTCGAAAAGCCTGACGCCGGGTCAGGAATTTATCAAGATCGTTCAGGCTGAGCTTGAACTGGTCATGGGTGAGTCGAATGAAGATCTGAACCTCGCCAGTCAGCCGCCGGCGGTGATCCTGATGGCCGGACTGCAGGGTGCCGGTAAAACCACCAGTGTGGGTAAGCTGGGTAAATTGCTCAAAGAGCGCCAGAAGAAGAAGGTGCTGGTGGTCTCTGCCGACGTCTACCGCCCGGCGGCGATCAAACAGCTGGAAACCCTGGCCAGCGATATTGGCATCGAGTTCTTCCCGTCGAGCCCGGACCAGAAGCCGGTCGATATCGCTAATGCGGCGGTGGATCATGCCAAACGCAAATTCTTTGATGTCCTGATTGTCGATACTGCCGGTCGTCTTCACGTCGACGGCGAAATGATGGACGAAATCAAAGACGTGCATCGGGCGCTGAATCCGGTCGAAACCCTGTTCGTGGTCGATGCGATGACCGGTCAGGATGCGGCCAATACCGCCAAAGCCTTTGATGAAGCGCTGCCGCTGACCGGTGTGGTACTGACCAAGGTGGATGGTGATGCCCGGGGTGGTGCTGCGCTGTCGGTCCGTCATATTACCGGTAAGCCGATCAAGTTCCTCGGTGTTGGTGAGAAAACCGATGCGCTGGAGCCGTTCCATCCGGACCGTGTGGCTTCCAGAATCCTCGGCATGGGCGACGTACTGTCGCTGATCGAAGATCTGGAACGCAACGTCGACAAAGAACAAGCCGAGCAACTGGCGAAGAAATTCAAAGAGAAGAAAGGCTTCGACCTGGAAGACTTCCGTGGCCAGCTGCAGCAGATGAAAAAGATGGGCGGCATGATGGGGATGCTGGATAAGCTGCCGGGGATGTCGCAACTGCCGGAGAACGTCAAAGATCAGGTGGATGATAAGTTGTTTGTCCAGATGGAAGCTATCATTAACTCGATGACGCCGGGCGAGCGTGAGCGTCCTGAGCTGATCAAGGGATCGCGCAAGAAGCGGATTGCTCTGGGCTCCGGCACCCAGGTTCAGGATGTGAACCGCCTGCTGAAACAGTTTACCCAAATGCAGAAGATGATGAAGAAAATGCAGAAGGGCGGGATGAAGAACATGATGCGCAATATGAAAGGCATGATGCCGGGCGGCGGGATGTTCCCGGGCCGTTAA
- the rpsP gene encoding 30S ribosomal protein S16 yields MVTIRLARHGAKKRPFYHIVVADSRAARDGRNIEKIGFFNPVAKGQEERLRLDLDRVNHWVGQGATVSDRAAKLIKDAAKAA; encoded by the coding sequence ATGGTAACCATTCGTTTGGCACGTCACGGCGCGAAAAAGCGTCCATTCTATCACATCGTTGTTGCTGACTCTCGCGCTGCACGCGACGGTCGTAACATTGAAAAAATTGGCTTCTTCAATCCAGTAGCGAAAGGTCAGGAAGAGCGTCTGCGTCTGGACCTGGACCGTGTTAATCACTGGGTAGGTCAAGGTGCAACTGTATCTGACCGCGCAGCTAAGCTAATCAAAGACGCAGCTAAAGCGGCTTAA
- the rimM gene encoding ribosome maturation factor RimM (Essential for efficient processing of 16S rRNA), producing MSSSNQDYVVVGKLGASYGIKGWLKVFSYTEQAESIFDYQPWLVKVKGEWQAIHVESWKRHGQGLVAKLEGLDVREDAQMFTNCEVAIQADQLPALSDEEFYWRELYGMTVVTTEGYDLGKVTDILETGSNDVLVVKANLKDAFGQKERLIPFLDEQVIKSIDRTAQRIEVDWDPGF from the coding sequence ATGAGTTCAAGTAACCAAGACTATGTTGTTGTCGGTAAACTGGGTGCCTCCTACGGTATCAAGGGTTGGCTCAAAGTTTTTTCCTACACAGAACAAGCTGAAAGCATTTTTGACTATCAGCCGTGGCTTGTAAAAGTCAAGGGTGAGTGGCAGGCGATCCATGTTGAGTCATGGAAACGCCATGGTCAGGGTCTGGTCGCGAAGTTAGAGGGCCTGGACGTTCGCGAGGACGCTCAGATGTTCACGAACTGTGAAGTGGCAATACAGGCCGATCAACTACCAGCGCTGTCAGATGAAGAATTCTACTGGCGCGAGTTGTATGGCATGACAGTGGTGACAACCGAAGGTTACGACCTGGGGAAAGTCACTGACATCCTGGAAACAGGGTCTAACGACGTCCTGGTAGTAAAGGCCAACCTGAAAGATGCTTTCGGACAAAAGGAACGTTTAATCCCGTTCCTCGATGAGCAGGTCATCAAGTCGATTGATCGCACTGCTCAGCGGATCGAAGTTGACTGGGATCCTGGATTTTAA
- the trmD gene encoding tRNA (guanosine(37)-N1)-methyltransferase TrmD: MKVGIISLFPDMFHAITNFGVTGQAVKKGLLSVETWNPRDFTHDKHRTVDDRPYGGGPGMLMMVQPLRDAIHTAKQSVEGQAKVIYLSPQGRKLDQAGVEELAQNENLILICGRYEGVDERIIQQEVDEEWSIGDFVLTGGELPAMTLVDAVVRFVPGVLGDFASAEEDSFANGLLDCPHYTRPEVLDGQEVPKVLLSGNHKDISRWRLKQSLGRTWLRRPELLENLALTDDQEFLLAEFVREYQASN, from the coding sequence ATGAAGGTCGGCATTATTAGCCTGTTTCCTGACATGTTTCACGCCATTACCAATTTTGGGGTGACAGGCCAGGCGGTAAAAAAAGGCCTTTTGTCGGTAGAAACGTGGAATCCCCGCGATTTTACCCATGACAAACACCGGACGGTCGATGATCGACCTTACGGCGGCGGACCGGGCATGTTGATGATGGTACAGCCTTTGCGCGATGCCATTCATACGGCCAAGCAGTCTGTCGAAGGTCAGGCTAAAGTCATTTACCTTTCCCCTCAGGGCCGTAAGCTGGATCAAGCGGGTGTTGAGGAGCTGGCGCAGAATGAGAATCTGATTCTGATCTGTGGTCGCTATGAAGGGGTGGATGAGCGCATTATCCAACAAGAGGTAGACGAAGAATGGTCTATCGGGGATTTTGTGCTGACGGGCGGTGAATTGCCGGCCATGACGCTGGTTGACGCAGTGGTCCGGTTTGTTCCGGGCGTACTGGGGGACTTTGCGTCGGCAGAAGAAGATTCTTTTGCCAATGGTCTGCTGGATTGTCCGCATTATACGCGTCCTGAAGTGTTGGACGGGCAGGAAGTCCCTAAGGTCTTACTGTCAGGCAACCACAAGGACATTAGCCGCTGGCGGTTGAAACAATCGCTGGGCCGAACCTGGCTGAGAAGACCAGAGCTCCTGGAAAACCTAGCTCTGACTGACGATCAGGAATTCTTGCTGGCGGAATTTGTCCGCGAATACCAGGCAAGCAATTAA
- the rplS gene encoding 50S ribosomal protein L19 — protein sequence MSNIIKALEQEQMKQDLPTFAPGDTVVVQVKVKEGNRERLQAFEGVVIAKRNRGLHSAFTVRKISNGEGVERAFQTHSPIVDSITVKRRGAVRRAKLYYLRERSGKAARIKEKLAK from the coding sequence ATGAGTAATATCATCAAAGCTCTTGAGCAAGAGCAAATGAAACAAGACCTGCCAACGTTCGCACCAGGTGACACTGTTGTTGTTCAGGTTAAGGTTAAAGAAGGTAACCGCGAGCGTCTACAGGCTTTCGAAGGCGTTGTAATCGCTAAGCGTAACCGTGGTCTACATTCTGCATTCACTGTTCGTAAGATCTCGAACGGTGAAGGTGTTGAGCGTGCGTTCCAAACTCACTCTCCAATCGTTGACAGCATTACTGTTAAGCGTCGCGGTGCAGTACGTCGTGCCAAGCTGTACTACCTGCGTGAGCGTTCTGGTAAAGCGGCTCGTATCAAAGAGAAGCTTGCTAAGTAA